The DNA sequence GTGGCGCGGCCTGTGGTGCCCGCGCCGGTGCCGTGGGCCTGGTGGTCCGCTACTCCCCGCCGCACCCGCACGACCGCCGGACGACCAGCGCCGAGGGGAACTGCTTCAGCCGCTCCCGCCGCGTGCCCGCGAACCGCAGGCCGTCGTCCAGCACCAGGTCGACGGCCGAGCGGGCCATCGCCTGCCGGTCGGAGGCCACGGTGGTCAGCGGCGGGTCGGTGAGCGCCGCCTCCTTGACGTCGTCGAAGCCGGCGACGGCCAGCTCGCCGGGGACGTCGATGCGCAGCTCCCGGGCCGCGCGCAGCACGCCGATGGCCTGGTCGTCGGTGGCGCAGACGACGGCGGGCGGGCGGTCCGGGCCGGAGAGCAGGTCCAGGGCGACCTTGTAGGCGTCGTAGCGGTTGTAGGGGGCGTGGAAGAGGCGGCCCTCGGTGGACCGGCCGGCCTCGCGCATCGCCCGGCGCCAGCCCTCGACGTGGTCGGTGACCGGGTCGCCGACGGCCGGGGTGTGCTCGGTGCCGCCGAGGCAGGCGACGTAGGGGTGGCCGTGCTCCAGGAGGTGCCGGGTGGCGAGCTGGGCGCCGCCGATGTCGTCCGTCACCACGGCCACGTCGTCGATCGCGTCGGGGCGGCGGTGCATGAGGACCACGCGGGCGTCCCACGCGTCGATCTCTATGGCGGCGTGCTCGCTCGGGCCCTGGCTGATCAGGATGAGGCCGGAGACCCGCATGCCCAGGAAGGCCCGCAGGTAGTGCACCTCGCGTTCGTCGAGGTAGTCGGAGTTTCCGACGAGGACCATCTTGCCGCGCTCCGCCGCGGCCTGTTCGACCGCGTGCGCCATCTCCGCGAAGAAGGGCTGGCGGGCGTCCGGGACGATCAGGCCTATGAGGTCCGTCCGACGGGAGGCCATCGCCTGGGCCACCCGGTCCGGCCGGTAGCCGAGCTCCTTGATCGCGGCCAGCACCCGCTCCCGCGTCGCCGGTGCCACCGGGCGCGGTCCATTGTTGATGACGTAGCTGACCACCGCGGTGGATGTCCCCGCCAGTCTCGCCACATCGTCCCGCGTCACCTTGGCCACGCGCGGCAGTCTACGCGGGTCCACCTACCGTTTGGCCGGTCGCGGACTCTTTGTTCGGCCGGGGGCCGGCGCCTCCGCGGCGGGGGTCCGCGCCGGCGGCTCCGCCACCCGTTCGGCCGCCGGAGCGGAAGCGTCCGCCTTCTCGCTCTTGTCCGGTTTCTCCGGCAGCACGAACCGGTAACCGACGTTCCGGACGGTCCCGATCAGCGACTCGTGCTCGGGCCCGAGCTTCGCCCGCAGCCGCCGCACATGGACGTCCACGGTCCGGGTGCCGCCGAAATAGTCGTAGCCCCAGACCTCCTGGAGGAGCTGAGCCCTGGTGAAGACCCGGCCCGGGTGCTGGGCCAGGTACTTCAGCAGCTCGAACTCCTTGAAGGTGAGGTCCAGTACCTGTCCCTTGAGCTTGGCGCTGTACGTCGCCTCGTCCACGGACAGGTCGCCGGTGCGGATCTCCATGGGGCTGTCGTCCGTCGAGATCTGCTGCCGGCCCATCGCCAGCCGCAGCCGGGCCTCCACCTCGGCGGGACCGGCGGTGTCGAGGAGGACGTCGTCCACGCCCCAGTCGGCGGTCACGGCGGCCAGGCCGCCCTCGGTGACGACGAGGAGCAGCGGGCAGCCGGGGCCGGTGGAGCGCAGCAGCTGGCAGAGGCTGCGGATGTGCGGGAGGTCCCGCCGGCCGTCGATCAGTATGACGTCGGCTCCGGGCACGTCCACCAGCGCGGGGCCCTCGGCGGGAGCGACGCGGACGCTGTGCAGCAGCAGCCCGAGCGCGGGCAGCACCTCGGCGGAGGGCTGGAGGGCATTGGTCAGCAGCAGAAGGGAGCTCATCGACGGTCACCCGCCCCGCTGTCCGTCCTCTCCCCCGGCCTGGCGTCGGTCCTGCCGTTCCTGTCGTGCGCGCTTCGCTCGCCCATGGCGTCGGTTCCTCCTCGGTCCCTGCGACGGGGGTACCACCCAGGCGTGGTGCTGGGGGAGTGTTCGGGTGCGCGCCCGGAAGCACGCGTGCGCCCGGTCGTCCGCAGGGCGCGCACGGCCGAATGCACAAAAGGACCCGGGGGCGACTCTGCCCGGATCCTCTCTGCGCAGCAGAATAGCCCACATGACTTTCCCGGGCGCCGACGACTTTGCCCGACCTTGTGTTTCGTCGATCACTTCGGGTGGTCATCGCATCGTCCTCTTGACAGCCGACGGAGTGCGGGTGGAGGCCGCCCACCAGCCCGGACCACCGCCGTCCGGGAAGGGCCCGCGGCCCCCGGCCGTCGTGCTCGCGCACGGCTTCACGGGAGCCCTGGACCGGCCCGCGCTGCGCCGGGCGGCCGGGGTGTTCGCCCAGCACACGGGCGTGATCACGTTCTCGTTCCGGGGACACGGCCGTTCGGGTGGGCACTCCACCGTCGGCGACCGGGAGGTGCTGGACCTGGCCGCGGCGGTCGGCTGGGCCCGGCGGCTGGGGTACGAGCGGGTGGCGACGGTCGGCTTCTCGATGGGCGGATCCGTGGCACTGCGCCACGGTGGCCTGTACCTCCCGGAGACCGGCCGAGAGCACGAGGGGCGCACGGGGGCACACGCCGACATGGTGGTGTCGGTGAGCGCGCCCGCCCGCTGGTTCTACCGGGGGACGGCCCCGATGCGGCGGCTGCACTGGGCGGTGACCCGGCCGGCCGGGCGGGCGGTGGCCCGCTGGGCGCTGCGCACGCGGGTGCACTCCGGCGAGTGGGATCCGGTGCCGGTGCCGCCGGTGGCGGCGGTGCGGTTGATCGGGCCTCGGCGGGTGCTGATCGTGCACGGGGATCGGGATCCGTACTTCCCGCTGGAGCATGGGCGGGCGCTCGCGGCGGCCGGGGATCCGGCGGCCACGGAGCTGTGGATCGAACCGGGGTTCGGCCATGCGGAGGCGGCTGCGCCGGACGGGTTGATGCGGCGGATCGCCCGGTGGGTGGTCGAGGGGTAGGAGGCCCCGGTCCCGCCCTCTCACCGTTTCTTGCGGGGGCCGGCCCCCGCACCCCCGAAACCGCGCTCCGCGCGGTTGTCCTCAAACTCCCCCAGAGGGGGTGCCCCCAGACGGGCTGGAGTGGGCGCCCTATTCAGCCCGTCCGGCGAAGCCGTGAAAGCGGGGACCGGGGCCCCCTACGCCTCCTCCGCCACCGGCTGCGCGAACTGTGCCGCGTACAGCCGCGCGTACGCGCCGTCCGCCGCCAGCAGCGACTCATGATCGCCCTGTTCCACGATCCGCCCGGACTCCATCACGAGGATCAGGTCCGCGTCCCGGATCGTGGACAGCCGGTGGGCGATCACGAAGCTGGTGCGGCCGGAGCGCAGTTCGGCCATGGCCTGCTGGATGAGCACCTCGGTGCGGGTGTCCACCGAGCTGGTGGCCTCGTCCAGGATGAGGATCTCGGGCTCGGCGAGGAACGCCCGCGCGATGGTGATCAGTTGCTTCTCGCCGACGCTGACGTTGCCGCCCTCCTCGTCGATCACCGTGTCGTAGCCGTCGGGCAGCGTCCGGACGAAGCGGTCGACGTGGGTGGCCTTGGCCGCCTCGACGATCCGCTCGGTCGAGGCGCCGTCGGCGCCGTAGGCGATGTTGTCCGCGATGGTGCCGCCGAACAGCCAGGTGTCCTGA is a window from the Streptomyces mobaraensis genome containing:
- a CDS encoding alpha/beta hydrolase family protein, with amino-acid sequence MTFPGADDFARPCVSSITSGGHRIVLLTADGVRVEAAHQPGPPPSGKGPRPPAVVLAHGFTGALDRPALRRAAGVFAQHTGVITFSFRGHGRSGGHSTVGDREVLDLAAAVGWARRLGYERVATVGFSMGGSVALRHGGLYLPETGREHEGRTGAHADMVVSVSAPARWFYRGTAPMRRLHWAVTRPAGRAVARWALRTRVHSGEWDPVPVPPVAAVRLIGPRRVLIVHGDRDPYFPLEHGRALAAAGDPAATELWIEPGFGHAEAAAPDGLMRRIARWVVEG
- a CDS encoding winged helix-turn-helix transcriptional regulator, whose product is MSSLLLLTNALQPSAEVLPALGLLLHSVRVAPAEGPALVDVPGADVILIDGRRDLPHIRSLCQLLRSTGPGCPLLLVVTEGGLAAVTADWGVDDVLLDTAGPAEVEARLRLAMGRQQISTDDSPMEIRTGDLSVDEATYSAKLKGQVLDLTFKEFELLKYLAQHPGRVFTRAQLLQEVWGYDYFGGTRTVDVHVRRLRAKLGPEHESLIGTVRNVGYRFVLPEKPDKSEKADASAPAAERVAEPPARTPAAEAPAPGRTKSPRPAKR
- a CDS encoding LacI family DNA-binding transcriptional regulator, whose protein sequence is MAKVTRDDVARLAGTSTAVVSYVINNGPRPVAPATRERVLAAIKELGYRPDRVAQAMASRRTDLIGLIVPDARQPFFAEMAHAVEQAAAERGKMVLVGNSDYLDEREVHYLRAFLGMRVSGLILISQGPSEHAAIEIDAWDARVVLMHRRPDAIDDVAVVTDDIGGAQLATRHLLEHGHPYVACLGGTEHTPAVGDPVTDHVEGWRRAMREAGRSTEGRLFHAPYNRYDAYKVALDLLSGPDRPPAVVCATDDQAIGVLRAARELRIDVPGELAVAGFDDVKEAALTDPPLTTVASDRQAMARSAVDLVLDDGLRFAGTRRERLKQFPSALVVRRSCGCGGE